One uncultured Carboxylicivirga sp. genomic window, GTGAGAATGATGAATTCAAGGTGTTGTACAGATCCATAAAAAAATATCGCATTGTTATTTACAATCGTTGGGGACGAAAAGTATTTTCCAGTACCGATCCTGCACAGGGATGGAATGGTCGGATAGGAAACAGAAAAGCTGAACCAGGTGTGTATTTTTACGAGATAGAGGCAGAAGGCTACAACGAAGGAGAAAAGGTGACGCGAGAAGGAGCTGTTCACCTGATTGTGACTCAAAACTAATCGGATAATAAAAATATTAAAGGGGTTGATTTGTTAAGAATCAACCCCTTATTTATTATTTAATTAATCATCATCTTGTTCAGCCTCGAAGGTTTTAATAAGTTCATTTTGAACTTCTGGTGGAACTTTATCGTACTGAGAAAATTCCATCGTATAGAAAGCGCGTCCACCGGTAATACTACTTAATGAGGTAGAATACTTGTTCATTTCTTTCAATGGAACCTTGGCTTTGATTACCTCAAAACCTTTTTCGCTTGACATACCTTCAATCATGGCACGACGACCCTGAAGGTCACTCATTACATCACCCATGCGATCGCTTGGAACTTTTACCTCCACATTGTAGACCGGTTCCAGAATTTTTGGGCCTGCATTTTTAAATGCCTGACTAAAGGCATTTCGTCCGGCAAGTTTAAATGAGATTTCGTTAGAATCAACCGGGTGCATTTTACCATCGTAAACAAATACCCTAATATCGCGGGCATATGATCCGGTAAGTGGGCCTTCTTCCATTTTTTCCATTATACCTTTTAGGATTGCTGGCATAAAGCGGGCATCAATAGAACCTCCAACGATACAGTTGTTGTATACCAGTTTGCCACCCCAAGGTAATTTCACTACATCGGTATCGCGAACATTGAGTTTAATTTCCTGACCATCTATCTTCATGGTTGCCGGAGTAGGCATATCTTCATAATATGGTTCGATAATCATATGAACCTCACCGAATTGTCCGGCACCACCCGATTGTTTTTTGTGGCGATAGTCAGCCCGGGCAACCTTAGTTATTGTTTCGCGATAAGGGATTCGTGGAGACAGGAATTCGATCTCAATCTTGTCATTGTTCTCAATCCTCCATTTCATGGTATTTAAGTGGAATTCACCCTGACCATGAACAAGGATTTGCTTCAGCTCTTTTGAATATTCAACAACCAGAGTAGGATCTTCCTCATGCATACGCTGCAGAACTTCGCCTAATTTTTCATCATCACTTTCGCTTTTTGCCTTAATAGCTGCCCGGTATTTAGGATTTGGATAGTGAATGGGTTCAAACAAGTAATCACAGCCTTTTTCGTTTAAGGTATGATTGATATGTGTTTCTTTTAATTTAACGGTTACACCAATATCACCAGCAACCAGTTCAGTCACTTTATGACGATTATTACCTGCTACACAATTGAGTTGGGCAACTCTTTCTTTTGCATTTTTATTGGCATTGATCAGGTCCATACCTTCAGAAACTTTACCCGACATTACTTTGAAGAAAGAAACTTCTCCTAAATGAGGTTCAACCGATGTTTTGAATATAAATAAGGAAGTTGGTCCGTTTGGATCACATTTTACTTCGATTCCGTCTTTGGTAACCGGTGCAGGCATGTCAGATACATTAGGGACCACATTTCCAAGGAATTCCATTAAACGGCGGCCACCCATGTCTTTCTTTGCAGAAACACAGAATACCGGGAATAAATCGCGTGCAACCAGACCTTTTCTGATACCCTGGCGCATCTGATCTTCGTTTAAGGTACCTTCTTCAAAATAAAGTTCCATTAATGACTCATCATTTTCGGCTGCAGCTTCAACCAATGCATTGTGTAATTCGTCTGCTTTCTCTTTTTGATCAGCCGGAATATCAAGAATCTGAGGTTCGCCACCATCAGGCGCCCACTGGTACATTTTCATTTTAAGAACATCTACCACTGCATTAAAATCAGTACCTACACTAATAGGATATTGAATAACAACTACCTTTTTACCAAAAACTTCAATTGCATTTTCAAGCGTCTGTTCATAATTGGCCTTTTCATGGTCAAGCTGATTCATTACAAAAATTACAGGCTTGTTGTATTGTTCGGTATACCTAAAAAGGTTTTCGGTACCAACCTCAACACCTTGTGTGGAGTTAAGCAGCATTAATGCTGTATCGGTAACATTCAGAGAGGTAACTGCTCCGCCTATAAAATCATCAGAACCAGGGCAGTCAATAATGTTAAATTTACGATCAAGATATTCAGTAAACAGTACAGATGAAAAAACCGAGTAACCATATTCATGCTCCACCCGGTGATAATCTGATACTGTATTATTGCTTTCAATGTCGCCACGTCTGTTAATGACACCACCTTCGTACAGCATTGCTTCTGCGAGGGTGGTTTTACCCGAGCCGCTGCTACCAAGCAGCGCCAGGTTTTTAATTTGATCAGCTTGATATACTTTCATAAAACTTGATTTAAGAGTTTGTAACTAATTTTTATAGGTAATAAAAAAGGGTGATTGTAAAATTAGCAATATTTAGTTACCGACCAAGAAAATCACTGTTAAACTGAAAGCGCCTGCTCTTATTTAGTACAGGTTTAAAAAAGGATATCTGTAAGTTTAAGTTTAATACATGTTCTTACAAATTATTATCGATTTTAGAATGGCTGATAATTTAATTGAATTTGTAAGTATAAAATTGTAATTTACCTACACTAATAAATACACCAAACACACTTTTATGGTACTTGATGGAGATGCAAAGAAACTCAAAATTATAGTTAGTGAGGAAGGAATAGTGTACCAGCGTTCACTCTATGAAGCAATCTTATTTGCTGCAAAGAAATATAAAATTGCAGGTGCTACAGCTCACAAAGGTATTCTTTCGTATGGGGCGGATGATTTAGCCAATAATGCAAAATCTTTTTCGTTGCCCGAAAATATGCCTGTCATTATTGAAATGGTTGATCGGGAAGAGCGCATTTATGATTTTGCCGAGATTGTTTCGAAGTTAATTGATAAATCGGGCTGTGGTGGAATTGTTTATGTTGAAAGCGTGGATGTAGTTACATACAAAAAAAGCGTCTGCTAGGGCAATTCCTTTTTTATTTCGCTGTTGCTATGGTTATATTTGGGCACCAAATTTAATTATAATGACACGATTTAGATTTTCGATATATATACTGCTAGTATTAAGTTTTAGCTATTCGGCTATAGCTCAGCATCGTATTGCCTCACCTAAACCAAAGTTGGTTGTGTTTTTTCTGATTGATGAATTAAGTACAGACCAGCTGGTAGCATTCAGAGATAAGTTTAGTAATGAAGGATTCAACCGATTAATTGACGGAGGAGCATTTTATAGGAATGCCTCTTTTCCGGCAGGATCAGTTTATGCCGGATGTAATCTTTCGACTTTATATAGTGGGGCTTATCCCTCAACTCATGGTATAATCTCTGATGTATGGTATGATAAACTAAAATACAATAAGGTTATGGCCGATGCTGCAGATATTGATAATGGAGTTTTGCCTTCGGCTAAAAATATGCTGGCTTCAACTTTTACTGATGAGTTGAAATGGATGTATAATGGTCAATCGAAAGTGACCAGCATTGGCTTCAACCCTGACTTTCTTGTTTGGACAGGTGGTCATGCACCGGATTATACTTACTATCCTGACGCAACCACTGGAAATATGGTATTAAATGCAGATACTGCTCTAACCAAATTGCCTGACTGGGTAACTGAGTTTAATGGAAAAAAATTACTGGATGTATATGCCGAAAGGCAGTGGGGGCCACTTGCTGATTTGAGTGAGTATCATCAATTACAGTATTTTAGTGAAGAACTGCCACAAGGTCATACGTTTTTGTATTCATTAAAGAAGGGAAAAGATAAAAATGCCTATCAAAATGTTTTGGAATCACCCTATGGAAATAAGTTGATCCGAGATTTTACCGTTAGTCAGGTGTTAAACGGAGAATATGGAAAGGATGAGGTAACTGATATTCTAACGGTTCAGTTTACAACTCGCTCGGCACATCGTACCTCAGCCGCTGCTTTTGAAGCCGAAACAGAGGATATGTTGCTTCGGTTAGATCAGGAGATTGCTGATATGCTAAAAATATTGGATAGTGAAGTGGGACTGGAGAATACATTGGTTATAACCAGTGCTATAGCAGCACCTGTAAGATCAGTAGTCGATAATGGAAGGGCCAATATTCCAACCGGTTTATTTAGTGGAAGAAAGGCTGCGTCTTTGTTAAATCTTTATCTGATGGCAATTCATGGGCAAGGAACCTGGGTTAAGGCTTATCACGATGGTCAGGTTTATTTGAATCATGAGTTACTGGAGCAATCGAAAATATCGAAAAAGGAAATACTGGATCAATCGGCTAAGTTTTTAATGCAGGTAGAAGGCGTTGCTTATGCCTTACCCGCTGATGAACTAATGGCTTCAACATCCGACCTGGCTGCAATGGAAAGCTTAAAACTCAATTACCACCCTAAGCGTTCTGGTGATATTCTGATTAGACTGCAACCCGGTTGGAATGAAGAAATTGATGGTAAGGATCCTGTTCATCGACACTGGACTTCATCTACCGTACCATTGGTTTTTTACGGATGGAAAATTGGAAGAAGAAATATTTACGAGAAGGTATCAATGGCTGATGTGGCTCCAACAATCTCTTCTTTTCTTGAAATACCTTTTCCTAACGGATGTGAGGGTAAACCTTTAAAAGAAGTTTTGCCCTAGTTTTCTATTAATTCTGATTTGAATTCTGTTTATTATTAACGAACAAAGCTTTTGCTTCTTCGGTGATGGGCTGGAGGTAAATCTTTCCTCCTTTAAAATCAAAGGTTATTAAAAAGTGTCTTAGAAATTGATATCCTATAATTGGCCTTATGTCATCACAAAAAGTAATGGGTACATTATACAGAACAAAATTATAATCGAAATTTACCTGCGATACTATTTGTTCATACATATCAATTACAGTAACATCATCCAAAGACACGCGGTAGCCAGTCATGCTGTTTTTATTTCGATATCGTTTTTCGAGTGCAGGGCCATTCCATGAAAGATTAATACCGACAGGCATGGATACTTCCAGTTCAACGGGTTGCCGCATGTATTGCCAGGGTTCAATATCAATAGTTGGTGTCTTATGTAATAAACTCTGAGTAAAACCTATGGTATTGGTTTCTTCGGGAATACTCAGTTCTTTAATGTTATCAGCTATACGAATTAATTTCTTATCAAAATCGAACTGAACTGCCAGTTTATTGAACAAGTCAGCTCCGATAGTGCCAATTACAGGGGCCGGGAAAGCATATTCACTTCTATTGCCCAGGTGTCGTTTGGTTTTAAATTTAGTATTTGAAATGACCCTTTCCCCAATGGTTATTTGCTTAAATTTAAAGGTTGTCTCGAGGGTATCCAGACCAAGATCATGCAAACGATAATTCATGTCTTTTCGCAGGTAGTTGCCTCCTGATGTTTCAACAATAAATAATTGTGGCAGATTAATGCCATCTATTTTAAGTTCCACAACCAACTGACCGGTTGGTAACTGAGTATATGGTATTTCAGTAACTTTTGCAGATAGATTACAAATGAAGAATGTGGTAAAGAGTATTAATATGGTTGTTTTTCTTTTCATCATAGATCGTTTCAAATGGTTCGATTAAGCTAAGATAATTGTAAATCCTAAGTTTTCATATAAAAACACTAATGAAAAGAATGGAATACAGTACAAGAAAAAGCCATCATCGTCAGCTCAAAACTAACAATGATGGCTACCATCTGATTTACTTTAAAGGAGATGACCGGCACAGAACCGATCATCTCACTTCCCCCTTAAATCACCCCTTGCCCCTTATTACCAAGTGGTCCCTCTCTTTAGAGGTAATGTAGATTATAGATATTAATGAACTTGGTTTTTATATTTTGAAAAATGACATTATCTCACTTAGTTGTTCAGCCTGACTAGCCAATTCCTCTGAGCTGGTTGCCATCTCTTCACTGGCTGCCGCATTTTGTTGTGTTATATTGCTCAATTCCTGAATGGCTGAATTTATCTGTTCCGATCCCTGGTTTTGCTCATGCGATGCTGCAGCAATCTCTTTTACCAATCCTACAGCTTTTTCCATTTGAGGAACAACCTGTTCCAGTCGTTCGCCGGCAACTCTGGCTTTAGCAACTCCATTGTTTGAAACCGTAAATATGTCGTTGGCAGCTATTTTACTACGCTCAGCCAATTTGCGAACTTCACCGGCAACAACGGCAAACCCCCGGCCATGCTCTCCCGCTCTTGCCGACTCTACTGCTGCATTTAAGGCCAGGATGTTGGTTTGCATTGCTATTTCGTTAATAATCTGAATCTTTTCTGCAATCTCAACCATTGATATTGCCGCTTCTTTAGCCGTATCATAACCAATCTGAATATTTTGGGCAGTTGTTTGTACAATTTCTTCAGCTTTTCCTGAATTGAAGTTGTTTTGCTCAATATTAGCGACCATCTCTTCCATTGATGAGGATACCTCCTCAGTAGATGATGCCTGTTCTGATGCCCCTTGCGAAATCTGTTCTGATGCTGTACTTAATTGCATACTTGCATCCGATACATTTCTGGCTCCTTGCTGCACACTTGAGATAACTTCTTTTAGTTTATAAGACATCATGGTTAATGCATTGGCCAAAATACCAACTTCATCTTTTTGATTAATTTCTAACTGATGTGTCAGGTTACCTTCGGCTAAAGCTTTGGCCAGGCCTACGGCCTTGTTCAATCCGCGACTTATATTCTTACTTAATAATGTGTTAATGATAAAGAATAGAGCCAGCGATATAAACATTGATAATAAAATTGAACTACGAGCCTCTCTAACTGATTTCATTAAATCATCATGAAATACTGTAATGACTACATAAGAATCTACTTCATCAACATATTCGTAATAAATCTCAACGTCTTCGTCTCTCCAGTTGGTTCGTATCTTATCTTGTTCCTTACCCGATTCTGTTATCAGTTTAAATATTGATTCTTCTGAAATATCTTTCCCCTCTTCGGTTTTGTGAACCAGTATTTCGCCATCAGCCTCCAATAAAAATGGATAACCATTTTCATAGTAGGTTTTGGAATAGAATATTTCTTTTAGCCCACTCAAATCTTTTTCGTTCACTCCAAAATAGAGCATACCTTCAACTTTACCGTCGATTACGATCGGGCTGTATCCTGTGAGATACCAATCATTAACAACAAAGGCTCTACCAAAAAATGTTTTACCATCGTTAACAGTTTGTGCAACAGGCGAACTGTTAGGAATGTAAGTGTTTACGGCTCTTTGTCCATTGTTATCTAAAATATTGGTTGATATTCTTAAATATCCACCGGGTATGCGTTGGAAAATAGTAGCAGTACCGCCAATCTTTTCTTTAATAGCATCAACAATCGCATGATTACCATGTATTTTATTACCACCGATAGTCCATGAGTTAAGAGTAACAATACTTTCTTCTTTGGTCGCCTGATTAATGGCTGTGTATTGGTTCTCATCGCGACGATCAATTTTTATCTCCCCTAAGTTGTTAATGTAACATTCAACGTAGTGTAAACCTATATCTACTTCTTCCTGGTTTAATTTGATTTCGTTTCTAAGAAATCTTGAGATGTCATCTACCTGTTCTGTCAACCGGTTATGTGCATCTTCAAGAATAGTTTTCTTCTCCATCGAAACCGTGTAGATTGTTAAAGCAATAAATATTACTGCTATCGTTAGCCCCAATATTATATTGAGTCTTGTACCTATTCTGATATCATTAATAAACTTCATAATGTTTCCCCCCTTTTTGAGTTTATTTCTTGTGTAAGATTTTTCAGTTTTAGGTTGGTTGGAAAAGAGTAACTATTATTATGTACTTCTGTTAATACTTTAGACATGTGATCAAATACAGTGTTTTTCGGAACGAACCCTCTGAAGCCTGAGCCAATCAGGTCGTTCAGGAAAACACTGTCTGAATGATTTGTTACGGC contains:
- a CDS encoding elongation factor G, which gives rise to MKVYQADQIKNLALLGSSGSGKTTLAEAMLYEGGVINRRGDIESNNTVSDYHRVEHEYGYSVFSSVLFTEYLDRKFNIIDCPGSDDFIGGAVTSLNVTDTALMLLNSTQGVEVGTENLFRYTEQYNKPVIFVMNQLDHEKANYEQTLENAIEVFGKKVVVIQYPISVGTDFNAVVDVLKMKMYQWAPDGGEPQILDIPADQKEKADELHNALVEAAAENDESLMELYFEEGTLNEDQMRQGIRKGLVARDLFPVFCVSAKKDMGGRRLMEFLGNVVPNVSDMPAPVTKDGIEVKCDPNGPTSLFIFKTSVEPHLGEVSFFKVMSGKVSEGMDLINANKNAKERVAQLNCVAGNNRHKVTELVAGDIGVTVKLKETHINHTLNEKGCDYLFEPIHYPNPKYRAAIKAKSESDDEKLGEVLQRMHEEDPTLVVEYSKELKQILVHGQGEFHLNTMKWRIENNDKIEIEFLSPRIPYRETITKVARADYRHKKQSGGAGQFGEVHMIIEPYYEDMPTPATMKIDGQEIKLNVRDTDVVKLPWGGKLVYNNCIVGGSIDARFMPAILKGIMEKMEEGPLTGSYARDIRVFVYDGKMHPVDSNEISFKLAGRNAFSQAFKNAGPKILEPVYNVEVKVPSDRMGDVMSDLQGRRAMIEGMSSEKGFEVIKAKVPLKEMNKYSTSLSSITGGRAFYTMEFSQYDKVPPEVQNELIKTFEAEQDDD
- a CDS encoding DUF190 domain-containing protein; its protein translation is MVLDGDAKKLKIIVSEEGIVYQRSLYEAILFAAKKYKIAGATAHKGILSYGADDLANNAKSFSLPENMPVIIEMVDREERIYDFAEIVSKLIDKSGCGGIVYVESVDVVTYKKSVC
- a CDS encoding alkaline phosphatase family protein, which gives rise to MTRFRFSIYILLVLSFSYSAIAQHRIASPKPKLVVFFLIDELSTDQLVAFRDKFSNEGFNRLIDGGAFYRNASFPAGSVYAGCNLSTLYSGAYPSTHGIISDVWYDKLKYNKVMADAADIDNGVLPSAKNMLASTFTDELKWMYNGQSKVTSIGFNPDFLVWTGGHAPDYTYYPDATTGNMVLNADTALTKLPDWVTEFNGKKLLDVYAERQWGPLADLSEYHQLQYFSEELPQGHTFLYSLKKGKDKNAYQNVLESPYGNKLIRDFTVSQVLNGEYGKDEVTDILTVQFTTRSAHRTSAAAFEAETEDMLLRLDQEIADMLKILDSEVGLENTLVITSAIAAPVRSVVDNGRANIPTGLFSGRKAASLLNLYLMAIHGQGTWVKAYHDGQVYLNHELLEQSKISKKEILDQSAKFLMQVEGVAYALPADELMASTSDLAAMESLKLNYHPKRSGDILIRLQPGWNEEIDGKDPVHRHWTSSTVPLVFYGWKIGRRNIYEKVSMADVAPTISSFLEIPFPNGCEGKPLKEVLP
- a CDS encoding Cache 3/Cache 2 fusion domain-containing protein, whose amino-acid sequence is MKFINDIRIGTRLNIILGLTIAVIFIALTIYTVSMEKKTILEDAHNRLTEQVDDISRFLRNEIKLNQEEVDIGLHYVECYINNLGEIKIDRRDENQYTAINQATKEESIVTLNSWTIGGNKIHGNHAIVDAIKEKIGGTATIFQRIPGGYLRISTNILDNNGQRAVNTYIPNSSPVAQTVNDGKTFFGRAFVVNDWYLTGYSPIVIDGKVEGMLYFGVNEKDLSGLKEIFYSKTYYENGYPFLLEADGEILVHKTEEGKDISEESIFKLITESGKEQDKIRTNWRDEDVEIYYEYVDEVDSYVVITVFHDDLMKSVREARSSILLSMFISLALFFIINTLLSKNISRGLNKAVGLAKALAEGNLTHQLEINQKDEVGILANALTMMSYKLKEVISSVQQGARNVSDASMQLSTASEQISQGASEQASSTEEVSSSMEEMVANIEQNNFNSGKAEEIVQTTAQNIQIGYDTAKEAAISMVEIAEKIQIINEIAMQTNILALNAAVESARAGEHGRGFAVVAGEVRKLAERSKIAANDIFTVSNNGVAKARVAGERLEQVVPQMEKAVGLVKEIAAASHEQNQGSEQINSAIQELSNITQQNAAASEEMATSSEELASQAEQLSEIMSFFKI